The Lentzea guizhouensis genome contains a region encoding:
- a CDS encoding serine/threonine protein kinase, with the protein MSRADTTPGGKSLLICLDDQAGGRPPVVEVANGDSVTFGRRERDGTLVIGCDATSAAGRIHAFEDYWLLANSSTSNTYCVENLEGVGEYVKVQAGRGEVPIPFELSRVMLAAGGGHNSFTVFAPERPDTGVVPGSDDALPLLDEESRYFMVLVCLCEPRLRRGGAAAVPTPAQVSQRLSRFGDERALGRSAVNYHIDYLAGKFGPVAPAGMTRAAKRESLVASALKFDLVRPEHLSLMPAAPTAARAAGAPATTSAPARTEHR; encoded by the coding sequence ATGTCGCGCGCTGACACCACGCCCGGCGGGAAGTCGCTCCTCATCTGCCTCGACGACCAGGCGGGCGGGCGGCCACCGGTGGTCGAGGTCGCGAACGGCGACAGCGTCACGTTCGGCCGGCGCGAGCGGGACGGCACACTCGTCATCGGTTGTGACGCCACCTCGGCCGCCGGCCGCATCCACGCGTTCGAGGACTACTGGTTGCTGGCGAACTCCAGCACGTCGAACACCTACTGCGTCGAGAACCTCGAGGGCGTCGGCGAGTACGTGAAGGTGCAGGCCGGTCGCGGCGAGGTGCCGATCCCGTTCGAGCTGAGCCGGGTGATGCTGGCGGCCGGCGGCGGGCACAACAGCTTCACCGTCTTCGCCCCGGAACGGCCGGACACCGGCGTCGTGCCCGGCTCCGACGACGCGCTCCCGTTGCTGGACGAGGAGAGCAGGTACTTCATGGTGCTCGTGTGCCTCTGCGAGCCGCGACTGCGCCGTGGTGGCGCCGCGGCCGTGCCCACCCCCGCCCAGGTGTCGCAACGGCTGTCGCGCTTCGGCGACGAACGGGCGCTCGGCAGGTCTGCCGTGAACTACCACATCGACTACCTGGCCGGGAAGTTCGGCCCGGTGGCACCCGCCGGGATGACGCGCGCGGCGAAGCGGGAGTCGCTGGTGGCGAGCGCGCTCAAGTTCGACCTCGTGCGGCCGGAGCACCTGAGCCTCATGCCGGCAGCTCCGACGGCAGCTCGCGCAGCCGGGGCACCGGCGACCACATCAGCGCCAGCCAGGACAGAGCACCGATGA
- a CDS encoding acyltransferase domain-containing protein gives MTAPTAQLLTLSASSPDALESLTDRVCARLPGLGDDEFAALADELRAEPAAPWRRVLVETGADAAARRLGRRDPGRVLTTTARPGRPVVWMFSGVGDHYPYLAAGLYLGLPAFREHLDTCLALLRRDHDLDLHQVLHPGGAEAAAAQRRTPDLAAVFDRRAGTEEIHRTEVAQPLVFAVQYALARAVGSLGFTPSALLDYSVGELVAATVAGVFTLEDALRLVVTRARLIADLPPGGMLAVAAPVGDVESRLGDGVVVAAIDSPVLTVLSGPPDPLAATGDALTGAGIAVRRLPTEHAFHSTTMTPVVKPLRAAVAAATLRRPRVPLLSNTSGSWLDPGAATSPDYWARHVTSTIRFADNLAEAWALGSPVLGSPVLVELGPGRTLSQLAAAHPGRPPDGLVVRTLPGAFERTPDRTVLLEATGRLWAAGIEPEWPRLG, from the coding sequence ATGACAGCGCCCACCGCCCAGTTGCTGACGCTGTCCGCTTCGAGTCCCGACGCGCTCGAGTCGCTCACCGACCGGGTCTGCGCGCGACTTCCCGGGCTCGGCGACGACGAGTTCGCGGCGCTGGCGGATGAGCTGCGGGCCGAACCCGCGGCGCCGTGGCGCCGGGTGCTCGTCGAGACCGGTGCCGACGCCGCGGCACGCAGGCTCGGCAGGCGTGACCCCGGCCGCGTGCTCACCACGACGGCCCGTCCCGGCCGGCCGGTGGTGTGGATGTTCTCCGGCGTCGGCGACCACTACCCGTACCTGGCGGCCGGGTTGTACCTCGGCCTGCCCGCGTTCCGCGAGCACCTGGACACGTGCCTCGCGCTGCTTCGGCGCGACCACGACCTCGACCTCCACCAGGTGCTCCACCCCGGTGGCGCGGAGGCCGCTGCGGCACAGCGGCGCACACCCGACCTCGCCGCCGTGTTCGACCGGCGGGCCGGCACCGAGGAGATCCACCGCACCGAGGTGGCCCAGCCGCTCGTGTTCGCCGTCCAGTACGCGCTGGCCCGTGCTGTCGGATCACTGGGCTTCACGCCGTCGGCCCTGCTCGACTACAGCGTCGGCGAGCTCGTGGCCGCCACCGTCGCCGGCGTGTTCACGCTGGAGGACGCGCTGCGGCTGGTCGTGACCAGGGCGCGGCTCATCGCGGACCTGCCACCCGGTGGCATGCTCGCGGTGGCGGCGCCGGTCGGCGACGTGGAGTCGCGTCTGGGCGACGGCGTGGTCGTGGCGGCGATCGACAGCCCGGTGCTCACCGTCCTGTCCGGTCCGCCGGACCCGCTCGCCGCCACCGGCGACGCTCTCACCGGGGCGGGCATCGCGGTCAGGCGGCTGCCCACCGAGCACGCCTTCCACTCCACGACGATGACACCGGTGGTGAAGCCGCTGCGTGCGGCCGTCGCCGCGGCCACCCTCCGGCGGCCGCGGGTTCCCCTGCTGTCCAACACCTCCGGCTCCTGGCTCGATCCGGGCGCGGCCACCTCACCCGACTACTGGGCACGGCACGTCACCAGCACCATCCGGTTCGCCGACAACCTCGCCGAGGCCTGGGCGCTGGGCTCACCGGTGCTGGGCTCACCGGTGCTGGTCGAGCTCGGTCCCGGCCGGACGCTGTCCCAGCTGGCCGCCGCGCACCCCGGCCGCCCGCCCGACGGGCTCGTCGTCAGGACGTTGCCCGGTGCCTTCGAGCGCACACCCGATCGCACGGTGCTGCTCGAGGCGACCGGCCGGCTGTGGGCCGCCGGGATCGAGCCGGAGTGGCCACGACTGGGCTGA
- a CDS encoding acyl-CoA dehydrogenase family protein, whose translation MDFELSEAQSAIRREVVDFARARLGEHVAEHDRDGVFPREDWQRCADFGVLGWPVPTEHGGSGYDPLTTMIALEALGYGCVDNGLVFAINNHLWGCVIYLLEHGTDDQRARYLKPLCGGRLVGAHALSEPEAGSDVLNIQTTAVRDGDHYVLNGTKWFISNGPTAGLYVVFARTGGPGREQDRLSAFLVPADLPGVQRGQEFSKMGLRTTEMGAVTFADCRVPVEDRLGREGAGYSIFTSTVEWERSFMFANQVGAMERLLERSVDHVATRRQFGRPIGALQAVAHKIADMKIRLELARLILYRVGWLKTNGRLSLVDTTIAKVFVSESLVQTAMAAVEVHGARGYVSDHGIERELRDALGGPIYAGSSSVQRGILAELIGVRGGLTG comes from the coding sequence ATGGACTTCGAGCTGTCCGAGGCGCAGTCCGCGATCCGCCGCGAGGTCGTCGACTTCGCCAGGGCGCGACTGGGCGAGCACGTGGCCGAGCACGACCGCGACGGCGTCTTCCCGCGCGAGGACTGGCAGCGGTGCGCGGACTTCGGCGTGCTCGGCTGGCCGGTGCCCACCGAGCACGGCGGCAGCGGCTACGACCCGCTGACCACGATGATCGCGCTGGAGGCACTCGGCTACGGCTGTGTGGACAACGGACTGGTGTTCGCCATCAACAACCACCTGTGGGGCTGCGTCATCTACCTGCTCGAGCACGGCACCGACGACCAGCGCGCCCGTTACCTGAAGCCCTTGTGCGGCGGACGACTGGTCGGCGCACACGCGCTGTCGGAACCGGAAGCGGGATCCGACGTGCTGAACATCCAGACCACCGCGGTGCGCGACGGTGACCACTACGTCCTCAACGGCACCAAGTGGTTCATCAGCAACGGCCCGACAGCGGGCCTGTACGTGGTGTTCGCCCGCACCGGCGGGCCTGGACGCGAGCAGGACCGGTTGTCCGCGTTCCTCGTGCCCGCCGATCTGCCCGGCGTCCAGCGCGGCCAGGAGTTCAGCAAGATGGGACTGCGGACGACGGAGATGGGCGCCGTGACGTTCGCCGACTGCCGCGTGCCCGTGGAGGACCGGCTCGGCCGCGAGGGCGCCGGTTACTCGATCTTCACCAGCACCGTCGAGTGGGAACGGTCGTTCATGTTCGCCAACCAGGTCGGCGCGATGGAGCGGCTCTTGGAGAGGTCCGTCGACCACGTGGCCACCCGCCGGCAGTTCGGCCGGCCGATCGGCGCGCTGCAAGCCGTCGCGCACAAGATCGCCGACATGAAGATCCGGCTCGAACTGGCCAGGCTGATCCTGTACCGGGTCGGCTGGCTCAAGACCAACGGCCGTCTCTCGCTCGTCGACACGACGATCGCGAAGGTGTTCGTCAGCGAGAGCCTCGTGCAGACCGCGATGGCGGCGGTCGAAGTGCACGGCGCGCGCGGCTACGTGAGCGACCACGGCATCGAACGCGAACTGAGGGACGCTCTCGGCGGTCCGATCTACGCGGGCTCCTCCTCGGTGCAGCGCGGCATCCTCGCCGAGCTGATCGGCGTGCGGGGAGGGCTCACCGGATGA
- a CDS encoding acyl carrier protein gives MKPVQIHIREFVFRHLDGVEIDDDEDLFDGGHANSLFVVQLVLWLERTFGIALSGRDLDIDNFRTIGSIAAFVERKNVSAAVSGSV, from the coding sequence GTGAAGCCCGTGCAGATCCACATCCGCGAGTTCGTCTTCCGCCACCTGGACGGCGTGGAGATCGACGACGACGAGGACCTGTTCGACGGCGGCCACGCGAACTCGCTGTTCGTCGTGCAGCTGGTGCTCTGGCTTGAGCGCACGTTCGGGATCGCGCTGTCGGGCCGGGACCTCGACATCGACAACTTCCGCACGATCGGGTCCATCGCGGCCTTCGTCGAGCGGAAGAACGTGAGTGCCGCGGTGAGCGGATCCGTCTGA
- a CDS encoding 3-hydroxyacyl-CoA dehydrogenase family protein codes for MKRIGVAGAGTMGIGVAQLFAQGGHEVVLVDVAEEILDRARRAIDRAVFLGPLVRPHAEHHPPDEVLGRITFTTALAELEAVDFVVENVTEDWRVKSALYPQLDQVCAPGTAFGVNTSAIPITKVAALTGRPDRVIGTHFMNPAPLKPTVEVVRGTYTSPATIEETTALLAGVGKACVVVGDSPGFVTNRVAMLTVNEAVFLLWEGVASAPDIDRLFRQCFGHAMGPLATADLIGLDTVLRSLEVLYDEFNDPKYRPCPLLRSLVYAGRTGRKAGQGFHTYEQTEPVDQKVSVTP; via the coding sequence ATGAAACGGATAGGCGTCGCCGGGGCAGGCACGATGGGCATCGGCGTGGCGCAGCTCTTCGCCCAGGGCGGCCACGAGGTCGTGCTCGTGGACGTCGCCGAGGAGATCCTCGACCGGGCCAGGCGGGCGATCGACCGTGCCGTGTTCCTCGGCCCGCTCGTCCGGCCGCACGCCGAGCACCACCCACCTGACGAGGTGCTGGGCCGGATCACCTTCACCACGGCGCTCGCCGAGCTGGAGGCCGTCGACTTCGTCGTCGAGAACGTCACCGAGGACTGGCGGGTGAAGAGCGCGCTCTACCCGCAGCTCGACCAGGTGTGCGCGCCCGGCACGGCGTTCGGGGTCAACACCTCGGCGATCCCGATCACCAAGGTCGCCGCGCTCACCGGTCGGCCCGATCGCGTGATCGGCACGCACTTCATGAACCCCGCACCGCTCAAGCCGACCGTGGAGGTGGTCCGCGGCACCTACACCTCGCCCGCCACCATCGAGGAGACCACCGCGTTGCTCGCCGGTGTCGGCAAGGCCTGCGTCGTGGTCGGGGACTCCCCGGGGTTCGTCACGAACCGGGTCGCGATGCTCACCGTCAACGAGGCCGTGTTCCTGCTCTGGGAAGGAGTCGCCTCCGCGCCGGACATCGACCGGCTGTTCCGGCAGTGCTTCGGGCACGCCATGGGTCCGCTCGCGACGGCGGACCTGATCGGCCTCGACACCGTTCTGCGGTCGCTGGAGGTCCTGTACGACGAGTTCAACGACCCCAAGTACCGACCGTGCCCGTTGCTGCGCAGTCTCGTCTACGCCGGACGGACCGGACGCAAGGCGGGGCAGGGATTCCACACCTACGAGCAGACGGAACCGGTCGACCAGAAGGTGAGCGTGACGCCGTGA
- a CDS encoding thioesterase II family protein, producing MPEQRRWVVERAARPDPVATLYCFPHAGGAAGEFVRWAAELPRLRVAAVQPPGRAHQLGEHAFTAMAPLVDAVLAGVRFVEPFALFGHSLGALVAFEVAKSLRAHRGITPVRLFVSSCTAPPLPVSRAPLHLLDDRELHAEIERRWGPLPAAVRADDRLLSAALACYRADFAVLETHEHVPDTPLGCPITAFVGDGERGGAQRMLGWGAHTAKTFDLCQRPGGHFHVRDGVGELCRLIDHTVTTDVHPTHLRMST from the coding sequence ATGCCTGAGCAACGCCGGTGGGTGGTCGAACGCGCCGCGCGGCCCGACCCGGTGGCGACCCTGTACTGCTTTCCGCACGCCGGCGGCGCGGCGGGCGAGTTCGTCCGCTGGGCCGCGGAACTGCCGCGGCTTCGCGTGGCGGCAGTCCAGCCACCCGGACGCGCTCACCAACTCGGCGAGCACGCGTTCACCGCCATGGCACCGCTCGTCGACGCCGTGCTGGCCGGAGTGCGGTTCGTCGAGCCGTTCGCCCTCTTCGGGCACAGTCTCGGCGCCCTCGTCGCGTTCGAGGTCGCGAAGTCGCTGCGCGCACACCGCGGAATCACGCCGGTCCGCCTCTTCGTCTCCTCCTGCACAGCACCTCCGCTCCCCGTCAGCCGTGCGCCGCTGCACCTGCTCGACGACCGCGAGCTGCACGCCGAGATCGAGCGGCGCTGGGGACCACTGCCCGCGGCCGTCCGCGCGGACGACCGTCTGCTCTCCGCCGCACTCGCGTGCTACCGAGCCGACTTCGCGGTGCTCGAAACCCATGAGCACGTGCCGGACACGCCGCTCGGCTGCCCGATCACCGCGTTCGTCGGCGACGGCGAACGCGGCGGTGCCCAGCGGATGCTCGGCTGGGGCGCACACACCGCGAAGACGTTCGACCTGTGCCAGCGACCAGGGGGCCATTTCCACGTCAGGGACGGCGTCGGCGAGCTGTGCCGCCTGATCGACCACACCGTCACCACCGACGTGCACCCAACCCACCTAAGGATGTCCACATGA
- a CDS encoding polyketide synthase, whose product MDEFWENLSTGVDSVSRSSPRTVAVAGGGTEEYVPAGGLVRRPEWFDADYFACTPREAMLMDPQHRLLLECAVEALERAGYDPQRYRGSIGIYAGCGESSYAHALRARRDELPSVTEWDIRMGTAPDFLCSKVAYKLGTTGPAVAVQAACATSLVAVHLAAQALLAGECDLALAGGTSVHVPPRLGRYTVGGILSPTGMCRAFDARADGVIGGQGCGVAVLKRLPEALADGDHVHAVLIGSAVNNDGAERVGFTAPGVRGQSAVIRAAQLAADVAPSTVTYVEAHGTATPVGDPIEIAALTRVFAGDRAERGEPCWLGSVKTNIGHTDAAAGIAGFIKTVLAVEHGVIPPSLHFTAPNPDIDFDAGPFAVVTEPRPWQPAGVPRRAGVSSFGLGGTNAHVVLEQRPTGEPGEPAPGPHVLLLSARTPAALDAATARLADHLRRHPEQALADVAWTLQVGRRRHRCRRYAVVHDRDDAVHVLTGGDPDRLVTGGDERPVALLCPGPDQNATTRRWTTIGISPDIAFCREPGAWATAAVPGLPVDEVAWSEPGLASALAGPGRVFLEIGGDELGSELRAHPLWTDRHVVVTTVRPVTALGELWLAGAAIRWSRVSHGPRRRVPLPTYPFERRRHLVEQEPGAAPAPRFDPVTDAAQDVERAVTLLFTEMLGLPDVDPDDSFFDLGGDSLVATRLVARVGQIFPVALELRAMYVAPSVRELAALIDERLANRATAVRDA is encoded by the coding sequence GTGGACGAGTTCTGGGAGAACCTGTCCACCGGTGTCGACAGCGTCAGCCGGTCCTCTCCGCGCACCGTCGCGGTGGCGGGCGGCGGCACCGAGGAGTACGTCCCCGCCGGCGGTTTGGTGCGGCGGCCGGAGTGGTTCGACGCGGACTACTTCGCCTGCACCCCGCGCGAGGCGATGTTGATGGACCCCCAGCACCGGCTGCTGCTCGAGTGCGCGGTCGAGGCGCTCGAACGGGCGGGGTACGACCCGCAGCGGTACCGGGGGTCGATCGGCATCTACGCGGGTTGTGGCGAGTCGTCCTATGCGCATGCGCTGCGGGCGCGGCGCGACGAGTTGCCCTCGGTCACCGAGTGGGACATCCGGATGGGCACCGCCCCCGACTTCTTGTGCAGCAAGGTCGCCTACAAGCTCGGCACGACCGGGCCGGCGGTCGCGGTGCAGGCGGCCTGCGCGACGTCGTTGGTGGCCGTCCACCTCGCGGCACAGGCGCTGCTGGCAGGCGAATGCGACCTCGCGCTCGCCGGTGGCACGTCCGTGCACGTACCGCCCCGGCTCGGGCGTTACACGGTCGGCGGCATCCTGTCCCCCACCGGGATGTGCCGTGCGTTCGACGCGCGTGCGGACGGGGTGATCGGTGGTCAGGGGTGCGGTGTCGCCGTGCTGAAACGGCTGCCGGAAGCGCTCGCCGATGGGGACCACGTCCACGCCGTGCTCATCGGCTCGGCCGTGAACAACGACGGTGCGGAGCGGGTCGGGTTCACCGCGCCGGGGGTCAGGGGGCAGTCGGCGGTCATCCGCGCGGCCCAGCTCGCCGCGGACGTGGCACCGTCGACCGTCACCTACGTCGAGGCGCACGGCACCGCCACCCCGGTCGGCGATCCCATCGAGATCGCGGCGCTCACCAGGGTGTTCGCCGGCGACCGGGCGGAGCGCGGGGAACCCTGCTGGCTCGGTTCGGTCAAGACGAACATCGGGCACACCGACGCCGCCGCGGGCATCGCCGGGTTCATCAAGACCGTGCTCGCCGTCGAGCACGGGGTGATCCCGCCGAGCCTGCACTTCACGGCACCGAATCCCGACATCGACTTCGACGCGGGCCCGTTCGCCGTGGTCACCGAACCACGACCGTGGCAGCCGGCCGGCGTGCCGCGCAGGGCCGGGGTGAGCTCGTTCGGCCTCGGCGGGACGAACGCCCACGTCGTGCTCGAACAACGGCCCACCGGCGAACCGGGCGAACCCGCGCCGGGGCCGCACGTCCTGCTGCTCTCCGCCCGGACTCCGGCCGCACTCGACGCGGCCACCGCGCGGCTCGCCGACCACCTCCGCCGCCACCCGGAACAGGCGCTCGCCGACGTGGCGTGGACGCTGCAGGTCGGACGGCGCCGCCACCGGTGCCGGCGCTACGCCGTCGTCCACGACCGGGACGACGCCGTGCACGTGCTCACCGGCGGGGATCCGGACCGGCTCGTGACAGGCGGCGACGAACGGCCGGTGGCGCTGCTGTGTCCCGGTCCTGACCAGAACGCCACGACGCGACGGTGGACCACCATCGGCATCAGCCCCGACATCGCGTTCTGCCGCGAACCCGGTGCATGGGCGACAGCTGCGGTGCCGGGCCTGCCCGTGGACGAGGTGGCCTGGTCGGAACCCGGTCTCGCGAGCGCGCTCGCCGGTCCTGGCCGGGTGTTCCTGGAGATCGGCGGCGACGAGCTGGGGTCCGAGCTCCGCGCTCATCCACTGTGGACGGATCGGCACGTCGTGGTCACCACGGTCCGGCCGGTGACGGCGCTCGGTGAACTGTGGCTGGCCGGTGCGGCGATCCGCTGGTCCCGGGTCAGCCACGGACCGCGACGCCGGGTGCCGCTGCCCACCTACCCCTTCGAACGACGCCGTCACCTCGTCGAGCAGGAGCCGGGTGCCGCACCGGCACCGCGGTTCGACCCGGTCACGGACGCGGCGCAGGACGTCGAACGGGCGGTGACGCTGCTGTTCACCGAGATGCTCGGGCTGCCCGACGTCGATCCGGACGACAGCTTCTTCGACCTCGGCGGTGACTCACTGGTCGCCACCCGGCTCGTCGCGCGCGTCGGCCAGATCTTCCCCGTGGCACTGGAGCTCCGCGCCATGTACGTCGCTCCGTCGGTGCGCGAGCTCGCCGCGCTGATCGACGAACGGCTCGCGAACCGCGCCACGGCGGTCCGCGATGCCTGA
- a CDS encoding phosphopantetheine-binding protein produces MGAQGSRTHGERRAGTARPDDSPVEHDSATWTNTERTLAEIWCEVLEIDQVGVLDNFFDVGGYSMLMHVVRDRISQRLNMRPHIVELFEHPTVRALGGFLDGAAAMRPADLPDGSERARARSRLARLRDQRNRGFDDDHDSVERG; encoded by the coding sequence GTGGGCGCGCAAGGCAGCCGCACGCACGGCGAGCGACGCGCTGGCACAGCGCGGCCGGATGACAGTCCTGTTGAGCATGACAGCGCGACCTGGACGAACACCGAGCGCACCCTCGCCGAGATCTGGTGCGAGGTGCTTGAAATCGATCAGGTCGGGGTGCTCGACAACTTTTTTGACGTCGGCGGCTACTCAATGCTGATGCACGTTGTTCGGGATCGAATTTCACAACGCCTGAACATGCGTCCGCACATCGTGGAACTGTTCGAGCATCCGACGGTCAGGGCACTCGGCGGCTTTCTCGACGGCGCTGCGGCAATGAGGCCGGCCGACCTGCCGGACGGCAGCGAACGCGCGAGGGCTCGCTCTCGCCTGGCGCGTCTGCGCGACCAGCGCAATCGGGGGTTTGACGACGATCATGATTCCGTTGAGCGAGGCTGA
- a CDS encoding response regulator transcription factor — protein sequence MLREAYHKIGVLAKGNHYAVYDYLRAALTKITPVDCLYVGILQGANRVRYPYGFDSGAYDDPAVHTYGPHGQTAWLLKHRVTYRYAYDNGAVLHAGVMCGDTSRRSADAITAPMLRPDRDGNSQVFGMVSVQSYAPDAFDDNTVRALEWLTDLLARLLRRDADDREALRLLPAGDSTTHPVTADHIVEHLGSRVAEVRAMAEQARRDPADSAHQLALIVRACEQLQSELIEMTLDLDDGPEQRFLALTPVEQEVALHLAEGHDNDQLAAELGRSPHTVRTHLRAIFRKYGMATRHLVAEDVCKYVAR from the coding sequence GTGCTTCGCGAGGCCTATCACAAGATCGGTGTTCTCGCGAAGGGCAACCACTACGCCGTTTACGACTACCTTCGCGCGGCGCTCACAAAGATCACGCCGGTGGACTGCCTTTACGTCGGCATTCTTCAGGGTGCCAACCGGGTCCGCTATCCGTACGGCTTCGACAGCGGCGCGTACGACGACCCCGCCGTCCACACCTACGGCCCACATGGCCAGACCGCCTGGCTGCTCAAGCACCGCGTCACCTACCGCTACGCATACGACAACGGCGCGGTGCTGCACGCGGGCGTCATGTGCGGCGACACCTCACGACGTTCTGCGGACGCAATCACCGCACCCATGCTCAGACCGGACCGCGACGGCAACTCCCAGGTGTTCGGCATGGTCTCGGTGCAGAGCTACGCACCAGACGCGTTCGACGACAACACCGTGCGAGCGCTGGAATGGCTCACCGACCTGCTCGCCCGGCTGCTACGACGCGACGCCGACGACCGCGAGGCGCTGCGACTGCTTCCCGCCGGCGACAGCACCACGCACCCGGTCACTGCCGACCACATCGTGGAACACCTCGGCTCCCGCGTCGCCGAGGTGCGCGCCATGGCCGAACAGGCACGACGCGACCCAGCCGATTCCGCCCACCAGCTCGCATTGATCGTGCGCGCGTGCGAGCAGCTCCAGTCCGAACTCATCGAAATGACCCTGGACCTCGACGACGGACCTGAACAGCGGTTCCTCGCGCTCACCCCGGTCGAGCAGGAGGTAGCACTGCACCTGGCTGAAGGTCACGACAACGATCAGCTCGCCGCTGAGCTGGGCCGGAGTCCGCACACGGTCAGAACGCACCTGCGCGCCATCTTCCGCAAATACGGCATGGCGACCCGGCACCTCGTCGCCGAAGACGTGTGCAAATACGTCGCGAGGTAG
- a CDS encoding HPF/RaiA family ribosome-associated protein codes for MQIQVNTDHNIHGGERLATYVTTDLENSLSRFSGWLTRVEVHLSEDGGSKPEDKKCVIEARPGGKQPVAVTHHATTVDDAYAGAAHKLGRVLDSRYSRAHDHKGSDSIRHMPAPEDPELVGVLEDEPRADQGDTAR; via the coding sequence ATGCAGATCCAGGTCAACACCGACCACAACATCCACGGTGGCGAACGACTGGCCACCTATGTGACCACCGACCTGGAGAACAGCCTGTCCCGGTTCAGCGGATGGCTGACCCGAGTGGAAGTGCACCTCAGCGAGGACGGGGGCAGCAAGCCGGAGGACAAGAAGTGCGTCATCGAGGCACGCCCGGGAGGCAAGCAGCCGGTCGCGGTCACCCACCACGCGACCACCGTGGACGACGCGTACGCCGGGGCCGCGCACAAGCTGGGAAGGGTGCTGGATTCCCGGTACAGCCGCGCCCACGACCACAAGGGCAGTGACAGCATCCGCCACATGCCCGCGCCGGAAGACCCAGAGCTGGTCGGCGTGCTCGAGGACGAGCCTCGGGCTGATCAAGGCGACACGGCGCGGTAG
- a CDS encoding epoxide hydrolase family protein: MTSPSANDVVEPFTIAVPDTELLDLRSRLAATRWPDRETVPDGGQGPQLDRVRALCDHWATGYDWRRTEKVINDLGSSRTVIDGIDIHFLHVRSAEPDAVPLLLCHGWPGSVLEFRHLVGPLTDPVAHGGDARDAFHVVIPSMPGFGFSGKPTTTGWNTSRVADAWITLMRRLGHDTWFAQGGDWGSAVVEQIARKAPEQCLGVHFNLPLVFPTEQEVSAATAAEQQMIARAQRYQDELSAYAWEQATRPQTIGYSLSDSPAGLAAWIYTLFQDVTDSGGNPEEVIDRDEILDDVMLYWLPNAAASSARLYWEEGRAGTAPRTAERPNPVPAGFSIFPGEAVQASRRWVERRYETVVHYDQLERGGHFAALEQPDVLTDQIRTTFRGLRAS, encoded by the coding sequence GTGACATCCCCTTCCGCCAACGACGTGGTCGAGCCGTTCACGATCGCCGTCCCCGACACCGAGCTGCTGGACCTGCGCAGCCGCTTGGCCGCCACCCGGTGGCCGGACCGCGAGACGGTTCCGGACGGGGGCCAGGGTCCGCAGCTGGACCGCGTCCGCGCTCTCTGCGACCACTGGGCCACCGGCTACGACTGGCGGCGCACCGAGAAGGTCATCAACGACCTCGGCTCGTCCCGCACCGTCATCGACGGGATCGACATCCACTTCCTGCACGTCCGGTCGGCCGAGCCGGACGCCGTCCCGCTGCTGCTGTGCCACGGCTGGCCCGGCTCGGTCCTGGAGTTCCGGCACCTGGTGGGCCCGCTGACCGATCCGGTGGCACACGGCGGCGACGCCCGCGACGCGTTCCACGTGGTGATCCCCTCCATGCCGGGCTTCGGGTTCTCCGGCAAGCCCACGACGACCGGCTGGAACACCTCTCGCGTCGCCGACGCGTGGATCACCCTCATGCGGCGCCTGGGCCATGACACCTGGTTCGCCCAGGGCGGCGACTGGGGTTCGGCCGTCGTCGAGCAGATCGCCCGCAAGGCACCCGAGCAGTGCTTGGGCGTGCACTTCAACCTGCCGCTGGTCTTCCCCACCGAACAGGAGGTGAGCGCCGCGACCGCGGCGGAACAACAGATGATCGCGCGCGCTCAGCGCTACCAGGACGAACTGAGCGCGTACGCCTGGGAACAGGCCACCCGGCCGCAGACGATCGGCTACTCGCTCTCGGACTCACCCGCCGGGCTCGCCGCCTGGATCTACACGCTCTTCCAGGACGTCACCGACAGCGGCGGCAACCCCGAAGAGGTCATCGACCGCGACGAGATCCTCGACGACGTCATGCTCTACTGGCTCCCCAACGCCGCGGCGTCCTCCGCCCGCCTGTACTGGGAGGAGGGCCGAGCCGGCACCGCGCCCAGGACTGCGGAGCGGCCGAACCCCGTCCCCGCCGGGTTCAGCATCTTCCCCGGCGAGGCTGTGCAAGCCTCCCGGCGCTGGGTCGAGCGGCGCTACGAGACGGTGGTGCACTACGACCAGCTCGAGCGCGGAGGCCACTTCGCCGCCCTGGAGCAGCCGGACGTCCTCACCGACCAGATCCGGACGACCTTCCGAGGGCTGCGGGCGTCGTGA